A window of the Salvelinus fontinalis isolate EN_2023a chromosome 26, ASM2944872v1, whole genome shotgun sequence genome harbors these coding sequences:
- the LOC129823905 gene encoding phosducin-like, translated as MSNPQSDDIPDRLNRKMSVQEYEMIAEEDEKCLRKYRQQCMKEMHERLSFGPKFESVVDLDSAEAFLELIEKAHRLTLVIVHIYEDGVKGCEALNSCLDCLATEYPSIKFCRIQAAATGAGERFSDNVLPTILVYKAGELLGNFLSMTQHLSEEFFATDIEAFLSEYGLLPEKEFAACPDEEAGVEVE; from the exons ATGTCCAACCCCCAGAGCGATGACATCCCCGACAGACTCAACCGCAAG ATGAGTGTCCAGGAGTATGAAATGATCGCAGAGGAGGACGAGAAGTGCCTGCGCAAGTATCGGCAGCAGTGCATGAAGGAGATGCACGAGCGTCTCAGCTTTGGCCCTAAGTTCGAAAGCGTGGTGGATTTGGACAGCGCCGAGGCCTTCCTGGAGCTCATTGAGAAGGCGCACAGGCTCACCCTGGTGATCGTACACATCTACGAGGACGGGGTCAAAGGTTGCGAGGCACTCAACTCCTGCCTGGACTGCCTGGCCACCGAGTACCCTAGCATCAAGTTCTGCCGCATCCAGGCGGCCGCAACAGGTGCCGGCGAGCGCTTCTCAGACAACGTGCTGCCCACCATTCTGGTGTACAAGGCAGGCGAGCTGCTAGGCAACTTCCTGTCCATGACACAGCACCTCAGCGAGGAGTTCTTCGCTACCGATATCGAGGCGTTCCTCAGCGAGTACGGCCTGCTGCCCGAGAAGGAGTTTGCGGCCTGTCCTGATGAGGAGGCAGGTGTGGAGGTGGAATAA